A genome region from Myroides fluvii includes the following:
- a CDS encoding succinate CoA transferase, producing the protein MTTEDSNLDRIKFGPYRDRILSAEAAALLIHDKAIVGASGFTKAGDSKSVLPAFAQRAATEKVAITLITGASLGQTTDADLAKNNALIRRMPFQADSDLRHAINSGQVKYIDQHLSETIEQLQEKHIPQVEIAIIEATYINEEGFIIPTTSIGNSAYFASVAKKIIVEVNTAIPLSVEGIHDNSVPKKQPRREMIPIHTVKDRIGESFIRLDPDRVVAVVFSSIEDTPAVLPEPDVKTTAISTHLLNFFEAEVKKGNLTEALLPLQAGIGKVANAVLTGFIDGPFKDLTMYSEVLQDSTFDLIDSGKMTFASGSSITVTEACYEKIINNFDQYKDKLVLRPQNISNAPEVIRRLGIIAINTAIEFDIYGNVNSTHISGSKMMNGIGGSGDFARNAYLSIFVTQAASKENKISHVLPMVSHVDHTEHDVDILVTDQGLADLRGLSPRERAEVIIENCVHPDYKQELRDYFERAKALGGHTPHILEEAFKFHTRLKQTGSMKS; encoded by the coding sequence ATGACAACAGAAGATTCTAATTTGGACAGAATCAAATTCGGTCCGTATAGAGATCGAATTCTATCTGCAGAAGCTGCAGCCTTATTAATTCACGATAAAGCTATTGTAGGAGCGAGTGGTTTTACTAAAGCAGGAGATAGCAAATCAGTGTTACCTGCTTTTGCTCAAAGAGCAGCAACTGAAAAAGTGGCTATCACTTTAATTACTGGGGCTTCTCTAGGCCAAACAACAGATGCCGACTTGGCAAAAAACAATGCTTTAATCCGAAGAATGCCCTTCCAGGCAGATTCAGATCTAAGACACGCAATTAATAGTGGACAGGTTAAATATATCGACCAACACTTAAGCGAAACGATTGAACAATTACAAGAAAAACATATTCCACAAGTTGAAATTGCAATCATTGAGGCAACCTATATCAACGAGGAGGGTTTTATTATTCCTACAACATCAATTGGGAATTCGGCCTATTTTGCCAGTGTTGCCAAAAAGATTATTGTAGAAGTTAATACCGCTATTCCTTTGAGTGTAGAGGGCATTCACGATAATTCTGTGCCAAAGAAACAGCCGCGAAGAGAAATGATTCCGATTCACACCGTTAAGGATCGTATCGGAGAGTCTTTTATTCGTTTAGATCCAGATCGCGTAGTAGCAGTTGTTTTTTCAAGTATAGAAGATACTCCTGCTGTTTTACCAGAACCAGACGTGAAAACCACAGCAATATCAACGCATTTGTTGAATTTCTTTGAAGCTGAGGTGAAAAAAGGTAACCTGACAGAAGCTCTGTTGCCTTTACAAGCGGGAATTGGAAAGGTCGCTAATGCGGTTTTAACTGGATTTATTGATGGGCCATTTAAAGATTTAACCATGTATTCGGAAGTGTTACAAGATAGTACGTTCGACTTGATTGATTCTGGAAAAATGACGTTTGCTTCAGGTTCATCCATTACAGTGACAGAAGCTTGTTATGAAAAAATAATTAACAACTTTGATCAGTATAAAGATAAATTGGTGTTGCGCCCACAAAATATTAGCAATGCTCCCGAAGTGATCAGAAGATTGGGGATTATTGCGATTAATACGGCTATCGAATTTGATATCTATGGCAACGTGAATTCGACACATATTAGTGGAAGTAAAATGATGAATGGTATTGGAGGATCAGGAGATTTTGCGCGAAATGCCTATTTGAGCATTTTCGTTACACAGGCTGCTTCAAAAGAAAATAAGATTTCGCACGTATTACCTATGGTCTCTCACGTGGATCATACTGAACACGATGTAGATATTTTAGTTACCGATCAAGGATTAGCTGATTTACGTGGTTTATCTCCTCGTGAACGCGCAGAAGTAATTATAGAAAATTGTGTGCATCCAGACTATAAACAAGAATTGAGAGATTATTTTGAACGCGCCAAAGCATTAGGTGGTCATACACCCCATATTTTAGAAGAAGCATTCAAATTTCACACCCGTCTAAAACAAACAGGTTCTATGAAATCATAG
- a CDS encoding substrate-binding domain-containing protein, with protein MKEVRMVGVPEHFNLPWHLCLENGEFNAVGIDLQWTDIPEGTGKMCQMLRQGETDLAIILSEGIIKDIAAGNPTLIIQEYVASPLLWGIHVAADSPFQTIEDLQHKRIAISRLGSGSHLMAIVHAKKMNWNLEELEFVVVDTLDKAVIALQNKEADYFMWERFMTQPLVDQHVFRRIGECPTPWPSFVLVGRRDFVQQHPALVEHLVEVINATTSEFKSIPSIDRTLAERYHQKVEDINTWLSLTRWSQKQVSKVNYNKIQQQLVDLNLIDTPKQYEEIKM; from the coding sequence ATGAAAGAAGTTAGAATGGTTGGTGTACCGGAACACTTTAATTTACCTTGGCATTTGTGCTTAGAAAATGGAGAGTTTAATGCTGTTGGAATTGATTTACAATGGACGGATATTCCCGAAGGAACAGGTAAAATGTGTCAGATGTTACGCCAAGGAGAAACAGATTTAGCTATCATTTTATCTGAAGGAATTATCAAAGACATTGCAGCAGGTAATCCTACGTTAATTATACAAGAATATGTAGCTTCTCCTTTGTTATGGGGAATTCACGTGGCCGCAGATTCACCCTTTCAAACCATTGAAGATTTACAACACAAGCGAATCGCTATTAGTCGATTGGGTTCGGGATCACATTTAATGGCTATTGTTCACGCTAAAAAAATGAATTGGAACCTAGAAGAACTTGAGTTTGTCGTTGTCGATACTTTGGATAAGGCGGTTATAGCGTTGCAAAATAAAGAAGCGGATTACTTTATGTGGGAACGCTTTATGACACAGCCTTTAGTAGATCAACACGTATTTAGAAGAATCGGTGAATGTCCGACACCTTGGCCTTCTTTTGTCCTAGTTGGTCGTCGTGATTTTGTGCAACAACACCCAGCCTTAGTCGAACATCTAGTGGAGGTGATTAACGCTACAACCTCAGAATTTAAATCTATACCTAGTATTGATCGAACACTAGCCGAGCGATATCATCAAAAGGTTGAGGATATCAATACGTGGTTATCGCTGACGCGTTGGTCTCAGAAACAAGTATCAAAAGTCAATTACAACAAAATACAACAACAATTAGTCGATTTGAATTTAATCGATACACCAAAGCAATACGAAGAAATTAAAATGTAA
- a CDS encoding LytR/AlgR family response regulator transcription factor: MKPLRIIIIEDEKPAARLLERKIEKLGYQVLDKLTSVEEAVQWFQENEEPDLIFLDIQLSDGLSFEIFDQVIVKSAIVFTTAYDAYALRAFKLNSIDYLLKPISDADLKGAIDKFNEQRASFFAFTEQLNLFKSFLSAAPKENKERFLIKIGTQLKIVPICEVACFYSTNKITYLKTKEGRDYILDQSLDEIEKTIEAEQFFRISRKHIVAVDAIKEIVAYSNSRLILSLQVDFEEELIVSREKVNDFKLWLS; the protein is encoded by the coding sequence ATGAAACCACTTCGAATTATCATTATTGAGGATGAAAAACCAGCAGCACGCTTGCTTGAACGCAAAATTGAAAAATTGGGCTACCAAGTTCTTGATAAATTAACAAGTGTAGAAGAAGCGGTACAGTGGTTTCAAGAAAATGAAGAACCAGATTTAATCTTCTTAGACATCCAATTGTCTGATGGATTATCGTTTGAGATTTTTGATCAAGTGATAGTCAAAAGTGCTATTGTTTTTACCACAGCGTATGATGCTTACGCCTTGCGCGCTTTTAAATTAAATAGTATTGATTATTTGCTAAAACCTATTAGTGATGCCGATTTAAAAGGAGCAATTGACAAGTTTAATGAGCAACGCGCTTCTTTCTTTGCTTTTACTGAGCAATTGAACTTGTTCAAATCTTTTTTATCTGCTGCACCCAAAGAAAACAAAGAGCGCTTTTTAATTAAAATAGGAACACAGTTGAAGATTGTTCCTATTTGTGAAGTGGCTTGTTTTTATAGTACCAACAAAATCACGTACCTCAAAACCAAAGAAGGCAGAGATTATATCCTCGATCAATCACTAGATGAAATCGAAAAAACAATAGAAGCAGAACAATTTTTTCGCATTAGCCGCAAACACATCGTGGCTGTAGATGCTATTAAAGAGATTGTGGCTTATAGCAATTCCCGATTAATATTGAGTTTACAGGTTGATTTTGAGGAAGAATTAATCGTTAGTAGAGAGAAAGTTAACGATTTTAAACTTTGGCTAAGTTAA
- a CDS encoding IS1096 element passenger TnpR family protein, translating to MVYKFRVILDTEEDIFRDIAILEDDTLEDLHNAIINAFGFDGMEAASFYACDDSWAQQEEEISLFDMSDDQETGKTMGSTPINTVLDQDQTKIIYVYDFLNMWTFFVELAAVEEEEPGALYPELLFSHGILPDYIPTKSFAADPVSNDDIFGDFDDDYDEEDYDMFEGDDSFTDYGEDNWN from the coding sequence ATGGTTTATAAATTCAGAGTTATCCTTGATACTGAGGAAGATATTTTTCGCGATATCGCTATTTTAGAAGACGATACTTTAGAGGATTTACACAATGCTATTATAAATGCTTTCGGCTTTGACGGCATGGAAGCTGCTTCATTTTATGCTTGTGATGATAGCTGGGCTCAACAAGAAGAAGAGATTTCTCTTTTTGATATGAGCGATGATCAAGAGACAGGAAAAACAATGGGATCAACACCTATTAACACTGTTTTAGATCAAGATCAAACCAAAATCATTTACGTGTATGATTTTCTTAATATGTGGACTTTCTTTGTTGAATTAGCTGCCGTTGAAGAAGAAGAACCTGGTGCTTTATATCCGGAGTTGTTGTTCTCTCATGGAATTTTACCAGATTATATCCCAACCAAATCATTCGCAGCTGATCCTGTATCCAATGACGATATTTTTGGTGATTTTGACGATGATTACGACGAGGAAGATTACGATATGTTTGAAGGCGATGATAGCTTTACAGACTATGGAGAGGATAATTGGAATTAA
- a CDS encoding TlpA disulfide reductase family protein has protein sequence MKKFAVVLLALMMFSCKQNNTIEITTKDVADDTKVEIMTSELGNPSPTVVYTGTVKDNKLVFENPFTEFEEAYMVLGGEMQNNVFFIGEPGHITISIAKDEPTETVLGGSENNQKLQKLQDEVKPTVTKLRAFIDENQMTLMQLSQSTDEADRAKLETLQNEYTGYIESINAVYKKHQQENANNIFGLLLLSQQMMSSQDGETDFVKEFDKFTAELKESKVGKKIDSMLKMMGLTEEAAGLKVGDIAPNFKSKTPADKELSLEEFKKGKKLVLIDFWASWCGPCRVENPNVVKLYNGFKDKGLDIIGVSLDKDKDKWLQAIEKDGLVWGQVSNLQFWNDEIAAEYGVKAIPANYLINEKGEILAINLYGEELYQKVEELLK, from the coding sequence ATGAAAAAATTCGCAGTTGTTTTGCTAGCCTTAATGATGTTTTCATGTAAGCAAAATAATACAATAGAGATTACTACGAAAGATGTAGCTGATGATACAAAAGTAGAAATCATGACTTCAGAATTAGGTAATCCTTCTCCAACCGTTGTTTATACTGGAACAGTAAAAGATAATAAATTGGTTTTTGAAAATCCATTTACGGAATTTGAAGAAGCGTATATGGTGTTAGGTGGAGAAATGCAAAACAATGTGTTCTTCATTGGAGAACCAGGTCATATTACAATCTCAATTGCCAAAGACGAACCAACGGAAACGGTATTAGGAGGAAGTGAAAACAACCAAAAGCTTCAAAAATTACAAGATGAAGTAAAGCCAACGGTTACAAAATTACGAGCGTTTATTGACGAAAATCAAATGACTTTAATGCAATTGAGCCAGTCTACGGATGAAGCTGATCGCGCTAAACTTGAGACGCTTCAAAATGAATATACAGGCTATATTGAAAGTATCAATGCAGTGTATAAAAAACACCAACAAGAGAATGCAAATAATATTTTTGGATTGTTGTTGCTTTCTCAACAAATGATGTCTTCTCAAGATGGAGAGACTGATTTTGTAAAAGAGTTTGACAAATTTACTGCTGAATTAAAAGAGTCAAAAGTTGGAAAGAAAATCGATTCTATGCTTAAAATGATGGGCTTAACAGAAGAAGCTGCAGGTTTAAAAGTAGGGGATATCGCTCCAAATTTCAAAAGTAAAACACCAGCTGATAAAGAATTATCACTAGAAGAATTCAAAAAAGGAAAAAAATTAGTCTTAATTGATTTCTGGGCTTCATGGTGTGGACCTTGTCGTGTTGAGAACCCAAATGTAGTTAAGTTATACAATGGATTTAAAGACAAAGGATTAGATATTATTGGAGTTTCTTTAGATAAAGACAAAGACAAATGGCTACAAGCAATTGAAAAAGATGGTTTAGTTTGGGGACAAGTTTCGAACTTACAATTTTGGAATGATGAAATTGCCGCTGAATATGGAGTGAAAGCAATTCCAGCAAACTACTTAATCAACGAAAAAGGAGAAATCTTAGCGATCAATTTATATGGTGAAGAATTATACCAAAAAGTTGAAGAACTATTAAAATAA
- a CDS encoding M4 family metallopeptidase yields the protein MNKKYLSRFSLYVVLGLFQWAGYADTVDRAKQPLELEEFQTTALPIYQPLNSYGSFVIRMDQKTNLSEREFLAKATAFFGLNETNAFQLIHSYTDVFGKIHNTYQHYVGQYAVEGQMFIVHSDKHGRVTAVNGTIINIENKKSFYSLKEHINAKGAISKEKAISLAFQASDVEESKRKEYPVETVFVKSTTHGGVFVLAHKVRVDDFSSSRILSKNVFVGVEKGDIVQEFSLLAHTSVLGSGDGFYRANLPLELKVENGRYHMIDEDRDLRTLDGTIPTNAWEIYRGLGYAFNHSAPIFPKNPANDVHWGLARTYDYYKEVHDRLSYDEFGGSIRAFYNPLVMDGDRSGFPNNAVAIPPPYNVVVFGRGAEEYNPLTGIDIVGHEFTHLVIGNNGRGGLTYQGESGALNEGFADIFGTSIEHYAVKDADWFIGTGVVKNNPIHYMRSMRDPKESENTSKQPNTYQGEYWIDPEVQWDNGGVHFNSGVINYWYYLLCEGGSGVNDLGNEYTVSKIGMQKAEQIAYLTLLTQLGSNSQYIDAVEGALTAALSLYGAESQEYFAVYDAWYAVGFGESRPNMGVEDFELTEEVFSFYPNPITKGELTVLIKEDNGVVAFYNMAGQKVTQDYAVEKGENKLTVSQLSRGNYIVVYKSKERKISEKIVVK from the coding sequence ATGAATAAAAAATACTTAAGTAGGTTTTCTCTTTATGTTGTACTTGGATTATTTCAATGGGCAGGATATGCCGATACCGTTGATCGAGCTAAACAACCACTAGAATTAGAAGAGTTTCAAACCACAGCACTACCAATTTATCAACCTTTAAATAGTTACGGTTCATTTGTTATTCGAATGGATCAAAAAACAAACCTTTCAGAACGAGAATTTCTAGCAAAAGCGACAGCTTTTTTTGGATTAAATGAAACAAATGCGTTTCAATTGATTCACTCTTATACGGATGTTTTTGGAAAAATACACAATACCTATCAACATTATGTCGGACAATATGCTGTAGAAGGGCAAATGTTTATTGTACATAGTGATAAGCATGGACGTGTAACGGCTGTTAATGGAACCATTATCAATATTGAAAATAAAAAAAGTTTCTATAGCCTAAAAGAGCATATCAATGCGAAAGGTGCTATTTCGAAAGAGAAAGCAATTAGTCTTGCTTTTCAAGCGAGTGATGTAGAAGAAAGCAAAAGAAAGGAGTATCCTGTAGAAACGGTTTTTGTAAAATCAACAACGCATGGCGGAGTTTTCGTACTGGCGCATAAGGTGCGTGTGGACGATTTTTCATCTTCTCGAATATTGAGCAAGAACGTTTTTGTTGGAGTGGAAAAAGGAGATATCGTTCAAGAATTTTCGCTCTTAGCGCATACAAGTGTTTTGGGAAGTGGAGACGGGTTCTATCGCGCTAATTTGCCTTTGGAACTCAAAGTAGAAAACGGTCGCTATCATATGATTGATGAAGATCGAGATTTGAGAACTTTAGACGGAACTATTCCAACAAACGCCTGGGAGATTTATCGCGGGTTGGGCTATGCCTTTAATCATTCAGCGCCTATTTTTCCGAAAAATCCTGCAAATGATGTGCATTGGGGATTGGCGAGAACTTATGATTACTATAAAGAAGTACACGACAGGTTGAGTTATGATGAGTTTGGCGGAAGTATTCGAGCTTTTTATAATCCCCTTGTGATGGATGGAGATCGATCGGGTTTTCCTAATAATGCTGTAGCTATACCACCTCCTTATAATGTAGTTGTTTTTGGTAGAGGAGCAGAGGAGTATAATCCATTAACGGGAATTGATATTGTCGGTCATGAATTTACGCATTTAGTAATTGGTAATAATGGGCGTGGAGGACTGACATACCAAGGGGAGTCGGGTGCTTTAAATGAGGGATTTGCCGATATTTTCGGAACGTCAATAGAGCATTATGCAGTAAAGGATGCGGATTGGTTTATTGGAACGGGTGTGGTAAAAAATAATCCGATTCACTACATGAGAAGTATGCGCGATCCAAAAGAAAGTGAGAATACAAGCAAACAACCGAATACCTATCAAGGGGAATATTGGATCGATCCGGAAGTTCAATGGGATAATGGAGGGGTACATTTTAACAGTGGTGTTATTAATTATTGGTATTATTTATTGTGTGAGGGAGGAAGCGGTGTGAACGATTTAGGAAATGAGTATACTGTATCGAAAATTGGGATGCAAAAAGCGGAGCAAATTGCTTACCTGACTTTACTGACACAGTTGGGGAGTAATTCTCAATATATTGATGCTGTAGAAGGAGCTTTAACGGCTGCCTTATCTTTGTATGGAGCAGAATCACAAGAGTATTTCGCCGTTTATGACGCTTGGTACGCTGTAGGTTTTGGTGAATCTCGCCCAAATATGGGAGTAGAAGACTTTGAGTTGACCGAAGAAGTGTTTAGCTTCTATCCAAACCCAATTACAAAGGGTGAATTGACAGTGTTGATAAAAGAGGACAACGGAGTAGTTGCGTTCTACAATATGGCAGGACAAAAAGTAACACAAGACTACGCGGTGGAAAAAGGAGAAAATAAATTAACTGTTTCTCAATTGAGTAGAGGAAATTACATCGTCGTTTACAAGAGCAAAGAACGAAAAATCTCAGAGAAGATTGTAGTGAAATAA
- a CDS encoding histidine kinase, whose product MKNNYFKIILLAFIVFILFTKVLKLHFMDLSLFLGYLVSFVGVIVLVNQYWKENFWQKFAKSLDGKENSVHKVTAIVTAINFGFIWMVCLALKIFDVHFIGNRTFYYFMDSSSFSAIFSTAFFFSILVYIYYYTYFTSLDKRMSINEQKVITGSVSAQFESLKNQLDPHFLFNSLNVLNALIEENPEKAQEFTSGLSKTYRYILDQKNKELVPLEEELDFAKTYIELLQMRFEESLTFEIDQDIKQEGAKVVPLSLQLLLENVIKHNKATSTKPLHIVIKQESGYLVVENNLNLRQVNEDRKGIGLTNIADRYGLLTKKPIKVEQTETTFTIRIPILTKIIEPMRIIDVQENEQEILIQAKKNVEKIKKFYAHLTMYIMVNTFLIVLNLMTDTRFMWSLIFVFSWGIGLVADWMKTYNYHFFLGKDWEDRKIREYMEQQNKRSTNWK is encoded by the coding sequence ATGAAAAATAATTATTTTAAAATCATTCTTTTAGCCTTTATAGTATTCATCCTTTTTACGAAAGTGCTCAAGCTGCATTTTATGGATTTATCCTTGTTTTTGGGTTATCTCGTCTCTTTTGTAGGGGTTATTGTTTTGGTGAACCAATATTGGAAAGAAAATTTTTGGCAGAAGTTTGCAAAGTCATTGGATGGAAAGGAAAACAGCGTTCACAAAGTCACAGCAATTGTCACGGCTATCAATTTCGGATTTATTTGGATGGTATGCCTAGCTTTAAAGATTTTTGATGTACACTTTATAGGTAATAGAACCTTCTATTATTTCATGGATTCCAGTAGTTTTAGCGCTATTTTCAGTACGGCTTTTTTCTTTAGTATTCTCGTGTATATTTACTATTATACTTACTTTACTTCTCTAGACAAGAGAATGAGTATTAACGAGCAAAAGGTAATCACAGGAAGTGTCTCGGCTCAATTTGAAAGTTTGAAAAATCAATTGGATCCTCACTTTTTGTTTAATAGCTTGAATGTACTCAATGCCCTAATTGAAGAAAATCCTGAAAAAGCACAAGAATTCACCAGTGGATTGTCCAAAACCTATCGCTATATTTTAGATCAAAAAAACAAAGAACTCGTGCCCTTAGAGGAAGAGTTGGATTTTGCGAAAACGTATATTGAATTGCTGCAAATGCGCTTTGAAGAAAGTTTGACCTTTGAAATTGATCAAGATATCAAACAAGAAGGGGCTAAGGTTGTTCCTTTGTCTTTGCAGTTATTGCTGGAAAATGTGATTAAACACAACAAAGCAACTTCTACCAAACCGCTTCACATTGTAATCAAACAAGAAAGTGGTTACTTGGTTGTGGAAAATAACCTAAACCTGCGTCAAGTCAATGAAGATCGAAAGGGAATTGGATTGACAAATATTGCAGATCGCTACGGCTTACTCACAAAGAAACCGATTAAAGTAGAACAAACAGAAACAACATTTACCATACGAATTCCTATATTAACTAAAATTATTGAACCGATGAGAATAATTGACGTACAAGAAAATGAACAAGAAATCTTGATTCAAGCAAAGAAAAATGTAGAGAAAATAAAGAAGTTTTATGCCCATCTCACGATGTATATTATGGTGAATACCTTTTTAATCGTCTTGAATTTAATGACTGATACAAGGTTTATGTGGAGCTTAATTTTTGTATTCTCGTGGGGAATTGGACTGGTAGCTGATTGGATGAAGACGTATAACTATCACTTTTTCTTGGGAAAAGACTGGGAAGATCGCAAAATCCGCGAATACATGGAGCAGCAGAATAAACGTAGTACGAATTGGAAATAA
- a CDS encoding nucleoid-associated protein, with translation MINLFNAHVETLSIHRVGNKSRNEAIFLSDEPYSLNDEIAPLLKEYFFKPFREKEESYFQFVHDVDLEFNDMFNYAADLFNAPSSEKAHEISQKITKHLFEQSNHPHIKNGEVYVTYLTNTSIDNNVVDAIGIFKSEIKSDFLQFQENGSNLEMILQQGINLNKLDKGCIIFNYKKEEGYKILTIDSNRYDARYWLEHFLSVDIFQDEAFMTKKYLKFCQDFAKDVVLPAEDKKEEVMFMNRSVNYFAKNDEFEETNFLNEVIDNPDLISEFKNYKVDKGEKYSIEDTTSFPIANNAVSDARKKIKNVINLDTNIQIKLDFINPESADKFVEKGWDEEKQMYYYLVYFNKEQKS, from the coding sequence ATGATCAACCTTTTTAATGCACACGTAGAAACTTTATCTATCCACAGAGTTGGAAATAAAAGTAGAAACGAAGCCATCTTTTTATCAGATGAACCTTATAGCTTAAACGACGAAATTGCTCCTTTATTAAAAGAGTATTTCTTCAAACCTTTCCGTGAGAAAGAAGAAAGTTATTTCCAATTTGTTCATGATGTTGATTTAGAATTCAACGATATGTTTAACTATGCAGCAGATTTATTTAACGCTCCTTCTTCTGAAAAAGCGCATGAGATCTCTCAAAAAATAACCAAACACTTATTTGAACAATCCAATCATCCACACATCAAAAATGGAGAGGTTTACGTTACTTATCTAACGAATACTTCGATTGACAACAATGTGGTAGACGCGATTGGAATTTTTAAAAGTGAGATTAAATCTGATTTCTTGCAATTCCAAGAAAACGGTTCAAACTTAGAGATGATTTTACAACAAGGGATTAACTTAAACAAGTTAGATAAAGGTTGTATTATCTTCAATTACAAGAAAGAAGAAGGATATAAAATCCTAACTATTGATAGCAACCGTTATGATGCTCGCTATTGGTTGGAGCACTTTTTAAGTGTAGATATCTTCCAAGATGAAGCTTTCATGACGAAAAAATACTTAAAATTCTGTCAAGATTTTGCAAAAGATGTTGTTTTACCAGCAGAAGATAAAAAAGAAGAAGTGATGTTCATGAATCGCTCTGTTAACTATTTTGCTAAGAACGATGAATTTGAAGAAACGAATTTCTTAAACGAAGTAATTGACAATCCAGATTTAATTTCTGAGTTTAAAAATTACAAAGTAGACAAGGGAGAAAAATACAGCATTGAAGATACAACATCCTTCCCTATTGCAAATAATGCAGTTTCTGATGCGCGTAAAAAGATTAAAAACGTCATTAATTTAGATACGAATATTCAGATTAAACTTGACTTCATCAACCCTGAAAGTGCAGATAAGTTTGTAGAAAAAGGATGGGATGAGGAAAAACAAATGTACTATTACCTGGTATATTTCAACAAAGAACAAAAATCCTAA